Within the Polaribacter pectinis genome, the region GTATTGCATCATTAGTGATATCTGTGTTTTCTGTTAATAGACCAACTAAATTATTTGGAATATCTTCATAAACATCATCTACACCATTGTTATTTACATCTGTAATACCTGTACCTTGTCCACTTGGTGTAATATAACCTTTAGAAGGTTGTCCTTCTACGTTATCTGGAATACCATCATTGTCTGCATCGATATCTAAATGGTTTAGATTTCCATCTGTATCTAAATCTCCATTTGGATATGTATTTGGTTTTCCATCATTATCTGTATCAGCACCCGTAACTATTGTTGCATTACTGGTGTTGGCACCTGCTGTATCTGTTCCGGTTGCTAATGCGTTTGTTGGATCTCCATCCACAACATCATTAAACCCATCATTATCTGCATCTACAAAAGCATCTTCTAAACCGTCTCTATCTACATCTGTTCCGCCAGCTTCAACAATATCCGTAATACCATCGTTATCAGCATCTAAATCTAAATGATTTAATTTTCCATCGCCATCTGCATCTCCTTTTGTGTAAGAATTTGGCTTTACCATCATTACCTGTATCTGTGCCTGTAAGGATTAATACGTTTGCAATATTTTCTGAAGTACCATCTTGTCCTACATCACCATCAACGTCATCGTTAAAACCATCGTTGTCAGTGTCATCGAAGTTATCAGCACGACCATCGCCATTTACATCTGTTCCTCCTGCTTCCACAACATCTGGAATACCATCATTGTCTGCATCTAAATCTAAATGATTTGGGAATCCATCTTTGTCTGTATCTGCATTAGCACCTTCACCATTTACAAAAGTAATTGCAGCATCATCTGCTTTTCCATCACCATCTGTATCTGTTCCACCTGTTTGTAATAGTGCATCGTTTGCATCTTCTACACCAGAAGTTCCATCATCATCCGTATCATAAATATCTGCAAAACCATCTTTGTCTGCATCTGTTGTGTTATCAACTAAACCATCTCCATTTGTATCTACACCACCAGCTTCTACTAAATCTGGAATACCATCATTGTCTGCATCTAAATCTAAATGATTTGGGAATCCATCTTTGTCTGTATCTGCATTAGTCCCTTCACCATTTACAAAAATAATTGCAGCATCATCTGCTTTTCCATCTCCATCTGTATCTGTTCCACCTGTTTGTAATAGTGCATCGTTTGCATCTTCTACACCAGGAGTTCCATCATCATCCGTATCATAAATATCTGCAAATCCATCTTTGTCTGCATCTGTTGTATTATCAACTAAACCATCTCCATTTGTATCTACACCACCAGCTTCTACTAAATCTGGAATACCATCATTGTCTGCATCTAAATCTAAATGATTTGGCAATCCATCTCCATCTGTATCTGCATTAGTCCCTTCACCATTTACAAAAGTAATTGCAGCATCATCTGCTTTTCCATCTCCATCTGTATCTGTTCCACCTGTTTGTAATAGTGCATCGTTTGCATCTTCTACACCAGGAGTTCCATCATCATCCGTATCATAAATATCTGCAAAACCATCTTTGTCTGCATCTGTTGTGTTATCAACTAAACCATCTCCATTTGTATCTACTCCTCCTGCTTCTACTAAATCTGGAATACCATCATTGTCTGCATCTAAATCTAAATGATTTGGCAATCCATCTCCATCTGTATCTGCATTATTCCCTTCACCATTTACAAAAGTAATTGCAGCATCATCTGCTTTTCCATCTCCATCTGTATCTGTTCCACCTGTTTGTAATAGTGCATCGTTTGCATCTTCTACACCAGGAGTTCCATCATCATCTGTATCATAAACATCTGCAAAACCATCTTTGTCTGCATCTGTTGTGTTATCAACTAAACCATCTCCATTTGTATCTACACCACCAGCTTCTACTAAATCTGGAATACCATCATTGTCTGCATCTAAATCTAAGTGATTAGGGATTCCATCTTTGTCTGTATCTGCATTAGTCCCTTCACCATTTACAAAAGTAATTGCAGCATCATCTGCTTTACCATCACCATCTGTATCTGTTCCACCTGTTTGTAATAGTGCATCGTTTGCATCTTCTACACCAGGAGTGCCATCATCATCTGTATCATAAATATCTGCAAAACCATCTTTGTCTGCATCTGTTGTGTTATCAACTAAACCATCTCCATTTGTATCTACACCACCAGCTTCTACTAAATCTGGAATACCATCATTGTCTGCATCTAAATCTAAGTGATCAGGGAATCCATCACCATCTGTATCTGCATTAGCACCTTCACCATTTACAAAAGTAATTGCAGCATCATCTGCTTTTCCATCCCCATCTGTATCTGTTCCACCTGTTTGTAATAGTGCATCGTTTGCATCTTCTACACCAGGAGTGCCATCATCATCTGTATCATAAATATCTGCAAAACCATCTTTATCTGCATCTGTTGTGTTATCAACTAAACCATCTCCATTTGTATCTACACCACCAGCTTCTACTAGATCTGGAATACCATCATTGTCTGCATCTAAATCTAAGTGATCAGGGAATCCATCACCATCTGTATCAATTGAATTACCATCACCGTCTAACATATTACCAGTGGCGTCAGTTTCTACAAGAGCAATACCATTTGTTCCATCTGGTCCAGGGCCGTCGGTTGCATTTTCATCATAAATATCGGCAAGACCATCTTGATCAACATCTGTTGTATTATCTACAAGTCCATCTCCATTAGTATCTACACCTCCTGCTTCCACTAAATCTGGAATACCGTCATTATCTGCATCTAAATCTATAAAATCAGGAAAACCATCTTTATCTGTATCTCCATTAGGGTAGGTGTCTGGTTTACCGTCGTTATTAGCATCATCTCCAGTAACTATTAAAGCATTTGCAGTGTTTTCTGAAGTACCATCTTGACCAACATCTCCATCTACAAGATCATTGAACCCATCTTTATCTGTATCTACAAAACCATCAGCTCTACCATCTCCATTTGAATCTGTTCCACCAGCTTCTACAACATCTGGAATACCATCATTGTCTGAATCTAAATCTAAACTATCTGGAATTCCATCTCCATCTGAATCTGGATTTGTTATCGCATTACCATCTGTTCCTCCTGTAACATCTGCATCATAACGATCGTCTAAACCGTCATTATCAAAATCATTTACTAAGGTACCATCAGTGTTAATATCATCAATAAGTCCATTTCCGTCTGTATCTTCTCCACCTGCTTCTACTAAATCTGGAATGCCATCATTGTCTGAATCTAAATCTAGATAATTTGGAACACCATCGCCGTCTGTGTCTTCACATAAAAACAATTGAATATTTACACCTGTAGCTGGATTACCTGCTCCTTGAATACTGATTTGTGAAGTTGGCTGGTTTGTTGTTATGGACCATGTACCATTACCAGCTGTAATGTTTGATCCTAATACAGGTCTGAACTCAATGTAATTAGCTCCTCGAGATTGTATAAAAAGTTGATTATCTGGATCATTTAAAATTAAAGGAGTTGCTGAAGTTACTCGAATTTCATCTCCACCCGAAGATAGACCATCAAAACCAGCAATACTAGCAGTTATATTAGATATAAGTACTTTTACAGGCGAAGGAAAATTCAATTCATACAAGTCACCTAAAGTATAATCAGGAGGATTTGGAGCATTAGTATTACCATCTGACAGTCTTATATTCCCTAACGCATCTCCTCGAGCATCACTTCCGGAAACTGCTGTTAGTACTCCAGAACTTATAGTTATTGAAGACCCCGTAGAAGTAGTAATAACTTGATTTGTGAAATTAAGTGTTGAAAAATCTGGATTTACAAAACCACATTCTATAGTATCTAAAACACCATCATTGTCATCATCTAAATCTACATTATCAGGAATACCATCATTATCTGTGTCTTTGGCATCTCTATAATCTAAATCTCCTGCACCTGGATTAAAGTCATTGTCTTCATCTCCATAAGCAGTTTCTAATGTTGCTTCATCTGTAACTTTGTCGTTAGCTCCTAAACCATCATTTACGGTAGCGCCAGAAATTCCAGAATCATCATTATCATCAAAATTATCATCTAAACCATCATTATCTGTATCTGTCCCTGCAAGTTCATTGTCTGTATCTCCATTTTCTTGGATGTCTAAAATACCATCATTATCTGAATCTGAATCTATGTAATCTGCAGTGTCAAAATTATCTGTATTTTCTGGATCTAAACCAACGATTGCGCCGGTTTCATAAACATCATCTACACCATTTTTGTTTGCATCTGTAATACCTGTACCAACTCCACTTGGAGGAATATATCCATTTGAAGTTTGGGCTTCTATATTATCTGGAATACCATCATTATCTGCATCTATATCTAAATAATCTGGAAGTAAATCTCCATCTGAATTTGTTGGTGTAACAACCCCTGTTCCTGCAGAAGTTGGTATACCATTAGTTGCAGTATTGTCTGCATTATCATCATCATCATCTGCCATACCATCTCTGTTGGCATCTGTACCTCCAGATTCTATAACATCTGGAATACCATCGTTATCTGAATCCAAATCTAAACTATCTGGAATACCATCTCCATCTGTATCCTTACAAATTGTTTGTCCTTTAAAGCCAATATTTGGAATTGTAGCTGCATCTCTACCAGCACTAGATGGACTTAAATTTAACGTTTGAATAAGTGTTGCTGATTGCCCCACTGATAAATCTATCTTATACATTGCCAATGTAGAATTTCTTACGAAATACATACTACCATTGGTTAAATAAAAACTTCTTCCATAACTACCTGATGGCAGACCACTTACACTACCAATATTAGTAGTTGTTTTATTTGAAATGTTTATACGGATAAGGTCTGTTGTATTATTTCTAATTCCGTAAGCAAAACCGTCATTTGAATTAAATGATATATCGTTAAAACCTGCAGCTATTGTATTTGCAAAAGAAAATTTAACTTGACCATAAGTTGCAGATGTTGGGTCTCCATCCAACACAAAAACTGTTGCAGCACTATTAGCAATATATACTTTCTGTGCAGGATTATATGTTGCTGATATTACATTTGGTAGCGCTGTTGCTGGTATCGTGTTTATTTTTGCAAAGTTGTTAGAAGGATCATAGACAGCCAATTGGTTTGTGCTTCTATTGTTAGTCCAAATATACTTATCTGAAGTATTGTATGCCATTGCATTATGCCTTGCAGTAAGTGTTGCTTCTGTAGTTAGCGTATTCGTATTTACATCATAACTATATATGATACCTGGATCGCCAGACATTGTAAGTATTTTTGAAGCCAAATCTACTGTAGTTGTAATTGTTCTACAGCCTTCATCTTCATCTAAAATACCATCATTATCATCATCTAAATCTACAGCATCTGGTACACCATCTTTGTCTGTGTCTTTTACATCTCTATAATCAACATCTCCAGCACCTGGGAAATTATTATCTTCATCTCCATAAGCTGTGTCTAAAGTTGCAACGTCTGTTACTTTATTACCAGTACCTAAACCATCATTTACTGTAAATCCTGATATATTAGAATCATCATTATCATCAAAAGCATCATCTAAACCATCATTATCTGCATCTGTGCCAAAAGCAAAATTGTTTGCATCTCCATTTTCTTGAATGTCTGGAATACCATCATTATCTGTATCTAAATCTATATAATCTGGTATTGTATCATTAGCACTGTCTGTATTAGGTGGAGTTAAACCAATTCCGCCAACTTCGTAAACATCATCTACACCATTTTTGTTTACATCGGTAATATTTATACCAACTCCACTAGGTTCTACATATCCGCTTGAGGTTTGTCCTTCAATATTATCTGGAATTCCATCGTTATCTGCGTCAATATCTAAAAAATCTGAATTAGTATCTCCATCTGTATTTGCTGGTGTATTTCCTGTACCTGCAGTTGTAGGAATACCATTTGAACCTGTATTGTTTGCATTGTTATCATTATCATCTGCTCGTCCGTCATTATTTGCATCTGTACCACCAGACTCTATAACATCTGTAATTCCATCGTTATCAGAATCTAAATCTAAATGATTAGGAATACCATCTGAATCGAAATCTGCAACACAAGTTCCTACAGTTGGCCCTGTAAATGCTGTTGAATTGAATAAATAACCGGTATTACTAACCCTTTTAGACATTGTTATATCAAACTTATCTACATAAGGCATTTGAATACCAAACCATAATTTTTCATCTAATACACCTCCGGCATTATCTGTTGATGTAACTTTAAGAAAATCTCCTGATGCACCTGTTGAAGATGTGGTGGCATTATTAACTTCAATTGCTGTAGCTGTACTTACTTTATAATTTAAAATATTTGCAACATTAAACTCAATTAATTCTCCAGGACTAGTATTGTCTATATCTTGAAACACCATGTTTGCAGGTACTTTAATAAGTGTGCTGGTTCCGTTTATTAAAAACTCGAAATCGAAATTTACAAAACCAGTTCCAGCGCTTGTTCCATTAGTACTTGTTAAATGAATTGGATATAATATAACAGGATTACCATCCATAGGATCGAATTCATAACCAGAAAGGTCTGCATCTACTAAACTTGGATTTGTATTACTTGCTACTGTTATTCGCAAATCTACTGCTACACCTTCGAAAGTACCAACATTTGCATATCTTGCTACATCGCCAACTTTACCTGGGTTACCATTTGATGTATAGGTTAAATTTGGTTTGGTAAGTGATATATCCATTGTTTTTAATGATCCACATTCTACAGTGTCTAGAATTCCATCATTATCATCATCTAAATCTACAGAATCTGCTACGCCATCATTATCTGAATCTTTAATATCTCTATAATCTACATCTCCTCCAGAACCAAGATCATTATCTTCATCACCTAGGTTAGTTGCGTTTGGTGGGTTAATACCATCATTAACTGTAGCGCCTGCAATAGCAGAGTCATCATTATCATCGAAATTATTATCTAAACCATCTCCATCTGTATCTAACCCTGATAACTTATTGTCTGTATCTCCATTTTCAAAAATATCTGTTATGCCATCATTATCTGAATCTGAATCTAAATAATCTGGTATTGTATCGTTGCCACTGTCTGTATTTGGTGGATTTAAACCTACAATAGCTCCGCTTTCATAAACATCATCTACTCCATTATCATTTACATCTGCAAATGTTGAACTCGGTGCTGTATAACCGCTAGTTGTTTGCCCCTCTATATTATCTGGAATACCATCATTATCTGAATCGATATCTAAATAATTTAATAATAAATCTCCATCTGAATCCAGTGGAGTTAAACCTGTTCCTGCAGTTGTAGGAATACCATTTGAACCTGTATTATCTGCGTTGTTATCATTATCATCTGCTCTACCATCTCTGTTAGCATCTGTACCACCAGCTTCTATAACATCTGGAATACCATCGTTGTCTGAATCTAAATCTAAACTATTTGGAACACCATCGCCATCGGAATCTATAAAACATGTTGCAGGCCCACCACCAATGTTGTTGGTTTTTATAAATCTAATATCTATCTCTGTATTAAACCTAAATTCTTCAACAACTACAAGAGATATTACATCACCCGCATTAAATGTTATACCTGCAGATACTGTATTGTAGCTAGCATCTTGAGGAAATGGACCATAAGCATTTTGTACCTGATATTGTTTTACACCATTTATATAGAAAAATATATGATCATCTCCATAATCTATATCAAAATTATAAATACCTTCTTCAGCTGCAGTAATAGTTTTAGTAAATACAATTGCAGCATCATCATCATTTTCTGGGATTGGGGTTCCTGAATAATTAGATACATCTCCGTCTGAAGATGTATGTAAATCGAATGGATTTTCTTTAAAATCTATGTAAAACCCTTTACTTGTTCCATTAAACTCTTCGTAATCGAAAGTAGCTACTTGTGAAAAACCAGTTACAGGAAAAGTATTAGAAGCAGAGATTAAATTCCAAGAATTTTGACCAGATACACCATCATATACTACTGCACTATAACCTTGAACTTCAAATATTTCGCAAGAACTTTCATCTATATCTAAAATACCATCATTATCATCATCTTCATCTACATCATCTCCAACTCCATCACCATCTGAATCTTTTTGAGTTGTTACACTTATAGTAGCTGAGTTAAATGTTCCAGTATCTATATTAGCATTATCAGAAATATTTAAAGTCCAAGTACCATTAGCATTTTCATTATCAAAAGTACTTAAAGCATCTTCCGGTATTCTTATAACTGTAGTAGAATGATTTGCATTATCTGCAGTTATAGAAGTAAGGCCATCATCATCAAAATTTACTTTAAGATTATCTGAAGCACCTCCATTTTGGTCTGTTAAAGTTATAGTTGTATTGTCTGGTGATCTTAAGGTTAATATTAAATCTCCTCTATAAGTATGGTCGATATCTACAACTATTGTTACATTACTTATTAAACCACTATTAACTACTGGAAATGTTTTGGTAATCCCAGTACTATTGTTGTCAGGAATTGATTGCGAATTAGTATTAGAAATCGACTCTGTAGATTGACTATAAAAAACCGAACTTAATAATAAAAAGAATATTATTAAATAATGTGATTTTGTACAAAACCTTCCCCAAAAGAGTTTTGTTATATTGATATTGTTTTTCATTTTAAACATTTAAATTTATAGAGCAAAAATACTAATTATTTACTATTATATAACCTATTAGACACGGCCTGACATATTTGGTTACTTAACCCTACAGTTAAGATACAAGCTATTTTCCTCATTACTACAAAGCAGTAAGGTTCTTACAATTTAAACAATAAATTTTACAAAAAAAAATACTAGTATTCTTCTTAATTAATGTTTTTCATTAACATATTTTGAGTGAGATTGTTGCAGAAAACTTAATTTAGGATTGATAAATTTCACACAAAAAGGTTTTTTAGGATTCTTAAAATAGTAGTTTTTAAAATTTTCTTCTGATGGTTTAAAATCTAAAAATGGTAAAATTTGGGTAATTAATTTATTATCGAAATTGACTTGTAATTTACTTAAAATACGGTTTAACTCAATTTCCTCTTTTTCTTCAAAAAAATAAATTGCAGAGCGATATTTTTCCCTCATGCTATGGTTAGAAGTACTTTTGTGTGTATGTAAATGAATTTCTATAAGTGCTTTTAAAGGAATTTCATCTGGATTAAATTCAAGAATTACGGCTTCTGAAAACGCAGTAAACTTTCCTTCTGAAGCAACCCAACCTTGTTGAACATTATAGACTCCTCTTAAAGATTGAAAAACAGCTTCTGTACACCAATGACAACCTCCACCAAAACCTATTTTTTGTATAGTCATCACGCTTTATATTATCACTTTAAAACTTCTTAACGCCAAGTTAACTCTTTTCTTTCTTGCCAATATTCTTTTGCAGAAATCCCAAAATCTGTAAGTTTTTCAATTTCCGAAGGCAATAATTTAAAATCATTTACTTTTAAATTTGATAATAAATGAGAGCTTTTTGTTACTCCACTTAGGACTTTAGCACTTGGAAAAACTTCCAAACAATATCTTAAAGCAATAGCATCTTCACCAACATTGTATTTTTCTGACAACAATTTTATAAAAGCATATAAATTTGAGTATTCAGGGTAATTTTCATTTGGAATTAAACGTCCATTTGCCAATGCTTCTTTTATAATAAACGAATCTTTAAGGTTATCTAATTCTTCTCTAAAGCTAAAAATACTCTGATCTAAAATATTAAATGTGCATTGAAAAGATTGAAATAATTTCTCGCCTTCAACTTTAATTTCTAGTGCTTTTTTTAATACTTCTATTTGATGTATTCCTGTGGTTGTTAACCCAATAATTAGATTATTTTCTTTTTTTAATTGATGTAATCTTTTGTGAATTGATTCATCTTCTAAAATGCCAGAGTCTAAAGTTGCAGAATGAACTTGATAAATTTTTAAATATGGTAGTAACTTTTTAGAAAAACTCCATTGCTCATTTAATTTTTGCAAAGAATGTTCTTTAATTTCGTGCACTTTTGCATTAGGATCGAAGTTAGCTACATAGGTATAACCCCATTTTGTAGAAGCTATTATTGAAGCATCATTTTTTTTCTGAAGCCACTCTAACAATAATTCTTCTGCCATACCATAACCTGGTGAAGTGTCAAAAAAACGAACTCCATTTTCGTATGCATTATCTAAAATTTTTAGTCCACTTTTCTTAAAATCAGACAAAGAGAAAGGTGTTTTGTTTTTATCTTTTTTTAGATTGATATACAATGGTCTGCCAATTGCTGCAGTTCCTAATCCAATGCTCATAATTTCTTTATTAGAGTTTACGATGATGTTTTTTCTGTTAAAAAAGTATCAAAACGCTCGAAATGACAGGTATAACCATTTGGTATTCTAACCAAATAATCTTGATGTTCTGGTTCTGCAACCCAAAAAGGTGCAAATGGCTCTAAAGTTGTAACTACTTTGCCTTCCCATTTATTAGAATCTTCAACAATTTTTATTACTTCTTTTGCTATTTCTTTTTCTTCTTCATTCTGAAAAAATATAGCAGATCTATAACTAGAACCTTTGTCATTTCCTTGTTGATCTATTGTTGTTGGATTATGAACTCTAAAGAAATAATCTAAAATTTCTTTAAAATTAGTTTCTGCAGGATTGTAAGTAAGCTCTATACCTTCTGCATGTCCTGGATGGTTTTTATAGGTAGGATTGTCATTTTCTCCACCAATGTAACCAACTTCTGTATCTAAAATTCCTGGTCTTACTCTAAATAAATCTTCCATTCCCCAGAAGCAACCTCCTGCTATATATGCTTTTTTATAACTCTTCATTTTTATGTTCTTTTAAATCTTATTTTATATTTTTTCTAATTATGAACTACAAGAAAGTCTAGAACAACCTATTTTATTTCTTGCCCAATCTGGTCTTTTTACAAACCATTTTTCATGTTCTGGTTGCTCATCATATGGTTTTTTAAGTAATTGATAAAGTTCATCAATTAATTTATAATCTCCTTTATCTGCATCGTCAATTGCTAATTGTGCCATGTAATTTCGAAGTACATATTTAGGGTTTACTGCGTTCATTTTTTTCTTTCTTTCAGTAGCAGACAAAGTTTCAATTTTTAATCTGTTGGTGTAATCTACAAACCAATTTTCCCATTTTAATTTAATGTCTTCTTTAATTTCGTTAGAGTCGTAAAATGAATCCCAAACTTTCATTAACCCATCTTTTTTATCATCTGAAGTTATAGAACTTAGTAATCTAAAAAAGATGGTCATATCTGTTTCTGAAAGCTGTAAAATTGTTTCTAAATCATTTATCAATCTTGCATCATTAACTTCATTTTTCTCTAATCCTAATTTAGATTTCATCATTACTAAATAACTTTCTACCAAATTATCTCCAAAAGAATTTAAAACTTCTTCTAGCGGAGAAGCTTCTTCAATTATTGGATACAAAGCATTTGCTAATTGATATAAATTCCAATACACAATTTCTGGTTGAGCGCCATATCTATATCTTTTTTGACCATTATCTGTGGTATTTGGTGTCCAACCATGATCATAACCCTCTAACCAACCATAAGGCCCATAATCTATGGTTAAACCTAAAATAGACATATTATCTGTATTCATAACTCCGTGCACAAAACCTACACGTTGCCAATGTATTACCATTTCTAAACTGCGTTCTGCAACTTCATTAAAAAATTGTATATAGGTTTCTTTTGATGGTTTTCCTAGATGTGAAAAATGATGTTTTATGGTATAATCTACCAAAGTTTTTAGTGTTTTTGAATCTTGTCTTGATGCAAAAATTTGAAAACTTCCGAACCTTAAAAACGAGGCTGCAGTTCTAGAAACAATGGCACCTTTTTCGTAATCTGGATTTCCATCATACATAACGTCTCTTAAAACTTTATCTCCGCTTAAAGACAAAGACAATGCTCTTGTTGTTGGTATACCTAAATGAAACATTGCTTCGCTACATAAATACTCTCTTATGGAAGAACGCAAAACTGCCAAACCATCTGCATTTCTAGAATATGGAGTTTCTCCAGCTCCTTTTAATTGAATTGCCCAATTCTTATTATTATGTGTTACTTCTGCTAGATTAATTGCTCTTCCATCTCCTAATTGGCCAGCCCAATTTCCAAATTGATGTCCTCCATAACACATTGCGTAAGGTTTTGTACCTTCTAAAATTGTATTACCAGTAAAGACATTTAAAAAATCTTTAGTTGCGGCATCTTCTTTTGTTAAGCCTAATTCAGTTAACATTTCTAGTGAAACATGAATCAATTCTGGTTTAGATGTTTTTTTTGGGTCAGCATAAGAAAAACAAGCTTCTGTTACTTGACGTCTTGTATTTTCTTTAATAGGATCTTCTGGAAGCTCTTCATTAAAGTAATCTTTTATATTCAGTTTAAAATCCATACTTCGCTATTTTACACAAACAAAGGTACTATAAGTAAGAAGAAATGATAACAAGAAAACAACTCATAAAGTATTATTTAACTATTTTTTATATGATTATTTATCGAATACTAACTTGTTTAACCATTTTGTTAGT harbors:
- a CDS encoding protein adenylyltransferase SelO → MDFKLNIKDYFNEELPEDPIKENTRRQVTEACFSYADPKKTSKPELIHVSLEMLTELGLTKEDAATKDFLNVFTGNTILEGTKPYAMCYGGHQFGNWAGQLGDGRAINLAEVTHNNKNWAIQLKGAGETPYSRNADGLAVLRSSIREYLCSEAMFHLGIPTTRALSLSLSGDKVLRDVMYDGNPDYEKGAIVSRTAASFLRFGSFQIFASRQDSKTLKTLVDYTIKHHFSHLGKPSKETYIQFFNEVAERSLEMVIHWQRVGFVHGVMNTDNMSILGLTIDYGPYGWLEGYDHGWTPNTTDNGQKRYRYGAQPEIVYWNLYQLANALYPIIEEASPLEEVLNSFGDNLVESYLVMMKSKLGLEKNEVNDARLINDLETILQLSETDMTIFFRLLSSITSDDKKDGLMKVWDSFYDSNEIKEDIKLKWENWFVDYTNRLKIETLSATERKKKMNAVNPKYVLRNYMAQLAIDDADKGDYKLIDELYQLLKKPYDEQPEHEKWFVKRPDWARNKIGCSRLSCSS
- the msrA gene encoding peptide-methionine (S)-S-oxide reductase MsrA, which translates into the protein MKSYKKAYIAGGCFWGMEDLFRVRPGILDTEVGYIGGENDNPTYKNHPGHAEGIELTYNPAETNFKEILDYFFRVHNPTTIDQQGNDKGSSYRSAIFFQNEEEKEIAKEVIKIVEDSNKWEGKVVTTLEPFAPFWVAEPEHQDYLVRIPNGYTCHFERFDTFLTEKTSS